One window from the genome of Microbulbifer sp. ALW1 encodes:
- a CDS encoding iron chelate uptake ABC transporter family permease subunit, with translation MNDFSQLLYSSFLWYALAAGLLVAVVSGPLGCFAVWRRMAYFGDTLAHSALLGVTLGFVLHIQPTLAVGASSCLLALLLVYFQRRQNLSVDTLLGILSHSMLALGIITVSLLDINVDLLSLLLGDLLAVSTEDLMLMTAAAVVIAALLLLLWPKLLAFTLHEELAAVEGVRIERIRLALMLMLALLIAIAMKVVGVLLITALLIIPAATARRISTTPEQMAAYASLIGCIAVLLGLAASVLWDSPAGPSIVLAAGVIFLLGQFWSRSEA, from the coding sequence GTGAACGATTTTTCCCAGCTGCTGTACAGCAGTTTTCTCTGGTATGCCCTGGCCGCCGGACTACTGGTCGCCGTCGTCAGCGGTCCCCTCGGCTGTTTCGCGGTGTGGCGGCGCATGGCCTACTTTGGCGACACCCTCGCCCACTCGGCACTGCTTGGTGTCACCCTCGGTTTCGTTCTGCACATACAGCCAACGCTGGCGGTGGGCGCCAGCAGCTGCCTGCTGGCTTTGCTACTGGTGTATTTCCAGCGCCGCCAGAATCTGTCTGTAGATACCCTGCTCGGTATTCTTTCTCACTCGATGCTGGCACTGGGCATCATTACCGTCAGCCTGCTGGACATCAATGTAGACCTGCTGTCGCTGCTGCTGGGAGACCTGCTGGCGGTGTCCACCGAGGATCTGATGCTGATGACCGCCGCTGCGGTGGTGATTGCTGCACTGCTGCTGTTACTGTGGCCAAAACTGTTGGCTTTCACGCTGCACGAGGAGTTGGCGGCGGTAGAGGGCGTACGTATTGAAAGGATTCGACTGGCACTGATGCTGATGCTGGCACTGCTGATCGCCATCGCCATGAAAGTCGTGGGCGTCCTGCTGATTACCGCCCTGCTGATTATTCCCGCCGCCACCGCCAGGCGCATTTCCACCACCCCGGAACAGATGGCCGCATATGCGTCGCTGATCGGTTGTATTGCGGTGCTGCTGGGCCTTGCCGCATCGGTATTGTGGGACAGCCCCGCGGGGCCGTCGATTGTACTGGCGGCAGGGGTGATTTTTCTTTTGGGTCAGTTCTGGTCAAGAAGCGAAGCGTGA
- a CDS encoding CPBP family intramembrane glutamic endopeptidase yields the protein MFSLNVQRGAPVIAADAPLEGKTLWLPAAFLCLLAIPFGWIGVFAPAIWLGLVAMETAVGWKKVASYVITALLMVIVTSGAIPGNDHILLMEPYLQGGSEIYPSFRPAKAVIALTLVLFMLVRPQPCKRSDFPLMAIAIVTPIIVGAFFLDFQPKLTAAIALAALLNLVVVCIAEEGFFRWVLQRGLGQWLHRWPWIPTILVTLLFIQMHTGWAVSITMLALVGLAGLGYALIWQLRGSFWACVFTHWGVNLLHMTLLKYPG from the coding sequence ATGTTTTCACTCAACGTACAGCGGGGTGCGCCGGTGATTGCCGCCGATGCGCCCCTCGAAGGCAAAACCCTCTGGCTTCCTGCTGCATTTCTGTGCCTGTTGGCCATTCCCTTTGGTTGGATCGGTGTCTTTGCACCGGCCATCTGGCTGGGATTGGTGGCGATGGAAACCGCGGTTGGCTGGAAGAAAGTTGCCAGCTATGTGATTACTGCACTGTTAATGGTCATCGTCACCAGCGGCGCCATTCCCGGCAACGACCATATTTTATTAATGGAGCCGTACCTGCAGGGCGGCAGCGAAATTTATCCCAGCTTCCGCCCGGCCAAGGCTGTCATTGCCCTGACCCTGGTGCTGTTTATGCTGGTGCGCCCACAGCCCTGTAAGCGCAGTGACTTCCCTCTGATGGCAATCGCCATTGTTACTCCGATAATCGTCGGTGCCTTTTTTCTCGATTTCCAGCCCAAACTCACCGCCGCTATCGCCCTTGCGGCATTGCTGAACCTGGTGGTGGTGTGTATCGCCGAAGAGGGATTTTTCCGCTGGGTATTGCAGCGCGGACTGGGCCAGTGGCTACACCGCTGGCCCTGGATCCCCACCATTCTGGTAACACTGCTGTTTATCCAGATGCACACCGGCTGGGCGGTATCCATCACCATGCTGGCACTGGTTGGATTGGCGGGCCTGGGCTACGCCCTGATCTGGCAACTGCGCGGCAGCTTCTGGGCCTGTGTGTTTACCCACTGGGGGGTAAATCTGTTGCATATGACTCTGCTGAAATATCCCGGTTGA
- the znuC gene encoding zinc ABC transporter ATP-binding protein ZnuC, with protein MTQSAPLIRARGLGLEIAGRQLLRDISLELEPAEIVTVIGPNGAGKTTLLRLLLGLTKPTSGSVERRPGLRLGYMPQRLHIDATMPMTVGRFLQLGIDNVKVADALARVGAGQLAGARLADLSGGEMQRVLLARAAARKPQLLVLDEPTQGVDIGGQGEVYQLIAQLRDELHCGVLLVSHDLHLVMAATDRVLCVNQHICCHGHPEQVSRDPAYLELFGDKLALYNHQHNHHHDLSGEVVDDCCGHGHQHDHGHDHNHDHSSDPASKHNGDQ; from the coding sequence CTGACTCAATCCGCGCCGCTTATTCGTGCCCGGGGCCTCGGCCTGGAAATTGCCGGCCGGCAACTGCTGCGGGATATCTCCCTGGAGCTGGAGCCGGCGGAAATTGTCACCGTCATCGGCCCCAACGGCGCTGGCAAGACTACCCTGTTGCGCCTGTTGCTGGGACTGACGAAGCCCACCAGTGGCAGCGTCGAGCGCCGTCCCGGCCTGCGTTTGGGGTATATGCCCCAGCGCCTGCACATCGACGCCACAATGCCGATGACCGTGGGACGCTTCCTGCAACTGGGTATCGATAACGTCAAGGTGGCGGATGCGCTGGCGCGAGTCGGTGCCGGGCAGTTGGCGGGCGCACGCCTGGCAGACCTTTCCGGCGGCGAAATGCAGCGGGTGTTGCTGGCACGCGCCGCCGCCCGCAAACCCCAGCTGCTGGTACTGGACGAGCCCACCCAGGGGGTGGATATCGGTGGCCAGGGCGAGGTCTATCAACTGATTGCGCAATTGCGCGACGAACTGCACTGTGGCGTGTTACTCGTATCCCACGACCTCCACCTGGTGATGGCCGCCACCGACCGGGTGCTCTGCGTCAACCAGCATATCTGCTGTCACGGCCACCCGGAGCAAGTCAGCCGCGACCCGGCCTACCTCGAACTGTTCGGGGACAAACTGGCGCTCTACAACCACCAGCATAACCACCATCACGATCTGAGTGGCGAAGTGGTCGACGATTGCTGTGGTCACGGTCACCAGCACGATCACGGGCATGACCATAACCATGACCACAGCAGCGATCCGGCCAGCAAACACAACGGGGACCAATAG